AAGCTTTCGAAAGAGCGACTCAGTTGGAGCCAGAGAATATGTTGGCTTGGAGGGGATATTTGCAGAGCGTTAAAAGCGAGTCTGATTATGCGCTTTTTTTCAAGGTTGTCACTCAATTGATACGATTACAAGTAGATCAAGGTTTTTCTATAGCAGAAACCATAAAGGATATCCGAAACTACTTGGCTGTGCaaaagtacaagaagaaccCAGTTCTCCATGAAATGTATCTCCGGCAATTAAAACCGGGAGCTGAGCTAGCCGAACTTGTTGGTTCAGCTCTTGGAAATCCTGTTGATAATCTTCgagacttgatcaagttgacagccaagaagttggaagttGAGGTAACGCACAAATCGGCAAAAGAAAGAGTGAAGTATGGTAGGAGATTGACAGCAAACCAGCAGCTCAAGATGGACAACTTCCAATGGGCCATCTATAAGAATACAGACTTAGAGTCGTTGTACGAAATGTATCTCAATATAGGCACAAATGACGACCAGAGAAGAATCTTTGAGGatgatttgttgaatttcaGGTACCAACTTCTCAAAGTTTGCCctgagaagaaagaattgttgCACAAGATCCAGGAGATGGTAGATGGCATGGCGTTGGTGAGGACGTCGAGTCGTGTTTGCTGGAACTTATATTTTGAATGGCTCGATATCCAAAACATAGCTGATCTTCATGAAAGAAATGTCATATATTACTTAAATCACTTCCCTGGTGATGGATTAGGGATCGTACTCTATGCCTACGCATTAAGTGACATATCGcctttcaacaagaatgtAATCATCAATAGTGTCAAAAGTCACGATTCATTCACCTCGACCAAAGAGCAGAAGACTAGTAAACGTAAAAAGAGATACGAAGCCGCGACAGAAGTGGAATCAAATACAAAACCAGGCAAAGATAGAGATCCTTATGACATTAGTCAATTCTACCTATCTTCAGAGGAAGTGATATCTTTCATGTTAAAAGGCTATGACTGTTCCAAACAGTCAGTGTTGGCCATCAGAATCATTATTGAATTTTATATTCGTTCCCGAAACTTTCCAGAAGCAACTAAGAAGTGCAAAGAGGGTATTCGTCTTCTTGCTGATTTACAGAGAAGCTTTGGtatcaatttgaagaattccaGAGAACATATCTTGTCCTCTTTAGCTGACATATACACCCAGCAAGATACTCcaaagaacttcaacaaagcCCTTGAATTGTACAACAAAATCTTGGATTTTAGTCCTGATAGCGTTAATGCCAGAGTTGGCAAGggtttgattttgattgaGAACGGCAAATACGCTGAATCAAAGATGTTGTTAGAAGGCGTAGTTCAGAAACACCAAGACAATGTCGTGGCTCAGGTCGAATACTATTGGTGTCTGATCTTGCTAAATGACCACGAatctggaagaaaaggcTTGTATTCTGCgttggaaaagatcaatGGAGTAGATAATCTAAGTAAAGAAAGGAGGTCTGTTATCCGATGGAGAATAGCTCAAAGTTACTACGTTGAAGACAGCCTGAACGCTCATAATCTTTCAAATGCTTATTCTGTCTTGATAGAGGCTCTTAAGGACTCTCGATCATATGCCCCAATATACACTTTGTTGGGAATCTTGTTTAAGGACTACTATTCCGATTCTGCTCGTGCCCAAAGATGTTTTTACAAAGCATTTGAGTTGGACTACGGGGAAACTACGGCTGCCAAGTATATCGTAGAAGAATTATCTTCTAAGGATGAGTGGGGTCTAGCTCAAACCATCTGTGAAAGAATCGTTAACTCTGAGGATGCCATGGAACTGATTCTGAAATCTGCTAAAGATAACAAGGATAGATCCTGGCCATATAGAGTATTAGGTTACTGTGGTCTTAATAGGCAAAGCGATTATGGCACCGTTGAATGGTTACAGAATGCATTGCGGATTGATTCGACGGACTACGAATGTTGGACTGCTTTGGGCGAAGCGTACCTTAACTGTGGACGACTTGAAGCTGCTGTCAAAGTCTTGCAGTTTTCGTTGTCTCTCAATGAAGGGGCCTGGGAAACCAAGTACTTGTTGGGTATTGCTCATTGTTCAatctttgaatttgatgaagGAATCAAGCACTTAGTAGAAGCTTTGGAATATAACCCTGGTCAAGAATGTATCTTGAATGCTATCTATGAATCTTATTTGGAAAATACCCATTACTTATTGTTTAATGGCTTTCTGAGAAGAGCGATTCTGTCCAATTTTGAAACTATcaaatatcttcaattgctgGTAATGCAAAATAAAGATTCGCAAAGCTTATGGAAAGCATTGGCAGAATGctttcaattctacttGACGGTAAGAGAAAAGATAGGTTCATTCCCAATAGACTTCATGGAGTCCTTATTTGGAACAGTCAATTTTGATACCCCAACTAATGATGTTCTTGCCAAGCTTGAAGATAAGGAATCCTCTAACTTATCCTACAACGTCtccttgttcaattctggaaaacGGGAGGAGGCAATTTGTAACTTTATGATCATGAGCTCCAAAGCAGcagttcaattcttgaCCAATAAGCCGAATCGTTCTGTCAGTGCGGCTGCTTACTACAACCTTGGATTATCATACTCTGAAGCTTTCCAATTGACGGATATCGCTGCTTATAGAGACAACGCAATTATTGTTCTCAAGAAAGCAATTCAATTGGAAGATACGAACGCTTCTTTCTGGACAGCTTTGGGTAGTGTGTATGTTACATCCAATGTCAGAATCTCCCAACATTGTTTTATCATGGCCTGTGAAATTGATGGAAGGGATGTTATTGTTTGGACCAACTTGGCTGCTTTGTACTTGTATGTGGGCGATTATGAATTGGCAAATGAATGTTTCTTGAGAGCGCAGGCAGCAGAACCACTAGAAACAAATCCATTGTTGGGTCAAGCTTTGGCAGCTGATGCTATGGGTGACGAGAGCTTGGCTGCCAAAATCTTCAGCCATGCTTTCTCTACCTCTAGAGGAAGGTCACCGTTGGCTTTGGTTTTGTATGGTTTGTCTGTTTTGCAAAGGAGAATTGACGATATAGATCCCACCGATTATGCTGCCTCACTAGAGTTTAGTCTTGCCAACGAAGCACTATTGACTTACTTGAAGTATGCTCCAGATGACGTGTTTGCTTTAGAAGCTGCAGCTACCATCGCTGAAAGATGTAAAAGTTACGATGTTGCTGTTACGGTTGGTGAACGCTTATGTACAATCCTTGAAGCTAAGTACGAGgaaactgaagatgaacagACATTGGTCAAATAcgcttcttccaagtccCAGTTGGCCAGACTCTATCTAGGAATGCTTGAATACCAGAAAGCACTTGATTGTGCTGAAAATGCTATCGAGTTGATTGGAGATCTGACTGAGGACGCTGAATTGAGCAAGATTGAATTATCATCGAgaattgttcttggatTGAGTTGGTTCTTTAATGATGAATTCGAGCTAGCTCTTAAAGAGCTTAGGTCTATACTTTCCGACCACGGTAACACCAGAAGCATTGCTATACTTGTAGCACAAATACTCTACGCCTACGGCAGTGAAGAGACAAAGCTGGCAGCATTGGACCAGCTCTTTTCGTATATTGAAGAGAATGGTTCTTCGCTTGCAGTAGTATTGACGTTGGGAGCCATGTGCGTGGGCGACAATATCGAGGAGTACCTTTTACCAGTCAAGGAGGAATTGGTTGGTATTCTGTTGGAAGATGTTATCCGCGATACACATAGAGACATTCCTCGATTGATCAGCGAAATCAACAAGCGAATCGACGGTGTTTCAGGCAACAACGACTATCTTTGGCAGAGGAATGCCGTTTTGTTCCCATCTGAATACGAAGTGTGGAAGAAACTCAATAGTACTATGGCTGTCAGTGTGGCTGCGTTAGAAAAGTCCAAGGTCAGTGCTTCCCAGGCTAGTGAAGCACATCTTTTGGGTGGCTCTTTGCGTGAACTTCAGAGAAGTATGATCCTAGCTCCAAATCTGGCTATTGCTTCTCAAGCTTTCCAGAAGATGTTTGCCTAGCATACATAAATTAGCATATAAAGAATAATAATCATATAAAGTATAGACATGGAGAACAGGTCTTAGTAACCGTAGTACCAATTAGATACGTTGCTCGTAGCAGAGAATACTGTCGGACCACTTGTATGTGATGACTGAACataaaattgaaagttCAAGAATAACTTATACATGACGACCGGCTTTTtaataattgaaaatagagttcagaaaagaaaagttgcagccatttttcGACAGGATGCATAGAAGCTACCCCATATTTAGGACTGCAATGCACGGAAGATATCACACCCAATCGTGACTACGTCATTGGCTCCCTACAACTGCAACAGTAAACAGAGCGGACATGTGACAGTTGCAGACTCTCCCATGCCGAAAGGCTCGGAAGACGCTTACGGGCGTCATTCGAATGTCCCTCTTGGCTGGTGATTGCAACCGGTTCCGCTCCTGTAGAAAGGACCAAGGGTCTGGAGGGGAAGCCGAGGGAAACGTCACCCTCGAATCTGGACTAAAGGGTCTAAGAGCACCGTTAGagtgataatagaagcAAAAATAGTTCCGATACAGTTGGAGCAGTTTGACGGTGGTGACAGAGAGGAACTGTGAATTCGCAATTATCGGCGCAACCATTGTCACGTAGTCACGAACCCTCCCCTGCTCCTCGCTACCAGCATCTCGTTGCTGCGAACCCTCGTGCCAGATCTCACACTCTCGCTGGCTACACTCTTTCTCGAGCAATTTCATTATTACCCAAACCATTCCCGACCCGTCATACACTACTTGGTGACCCCACCGTGACGATTTGGGTGGTGAAATTTAGCCGTCTGAATCCAGGTTGTCCGTTTGATCACTCGTTACCAGTCTCGATCTTGTTGGCTACTGAGCCCATTTCCTGATTGGCTCTTGGTGAATGTTGCCACCACTTGGGTTGCTTCTTTTGATCATTTCCGCTGTTCCTATTTGCTACGCTCTGATCACACACATTCATTCTCGAGCCTGTCAAGGTTATCTATACCGGTTCTATGGCCCCGATAATGACCTCACCCAAAAAGATAAAGCGGTGTGCAGGCTGCTGATCCCATACCTAAGCATTCTATTACTCACAATCTGTGTAGATAATATATACACCTGATTTTGTGCCCGTTGGAGGTGTGGTAAATGtatctctttcttctgccAGCTCCTCCTGTTTGACACCTGTCACAGTCTTGTTATAATCGTCGTTATTGCTATCGTTTAGCAGTGGCTCTCATCATATATAAACGGCACCAACTCCTGCTTTCCCAGTCCCCCATCCCAGTCTTGTTCTCACTCCCCCATACAATTCGTGCTGTGATCCCGTGACTTCACAGTTATCACTATAATCAGTTACCAAGACTTCCTCCATTGCCACCGGCTGGCTCCTCCTTTCGCCTGTGTTACGTGTCTCGTCTGTCTACATCCACCTCTCCCGCTTGCGCAGTAGTATTGTTATCGTCATAGTGGCCTTGGCTGTATCAGACGTTAACCTCCTTCTTGTGTTTGTTACCACACGCGAGAATATCCAAATCCATTGTGGCACGGTAAACAGA
This Scheffersomyces stipitis CBS 6054 chromosome 3, complete sequence DNA region includes the following protein-coding sequences:
- the SKI3 gene encoding antiviral protein (dsRNA virus protection family member), whose product is MSSVKKALKLAKSAIDSGDAELAHEHIQDALRTDPESYFAYVFLGKAYQLENDIANANKAFERATQLEPENMLAWRGYLQSVKSESDYALFFKVVTQLIRLQVDQGFSIAETIKDIRNYLAVQKYKKNPVLHEMYLRQLKPGAELAELVGSALGNPVDNLRDLIKLTAKKLEVEVTHKSAKERVKYGRRLTANQQLKMDNFQWAIYKNTDLESLYEMYLNIGTNDDQRRIFEDDLLNFRYQLLKVCPEKKELLHKIQEMVDGMALVRTSSRVCWNLYFEWLDIQNIADLHERNVIYYLNHFPGDGLGIVLYAYALSDISPFNKNVIINSVKSHDSFTSTKEQKTSKRKKRYEAATEVESNTKPGKDRDPYDISQFYLSSEEVISFMLKGYDCSKQSVLAIRIIIEFYIRSRNFPEATKKCKEGIRLLADLQRSFGINLKNSREHILSSLADIYTQQDTPKNFNKALELYNKILDFSPDSVNARVGKGLILIENGKYAESKMLLEGVVQKHQDNVVAQVEYYWCSILLNDHESGRKGLYSALEKINGVDNLSKERRSVIRWRIAQSYYVEDSSNAHNLSNAYSVLIEALKDSRSYAPIYTLLGILFKDYYSDSARAQRCFYKAFELDYGETTAAKYIVEELSSKDEWGLAQTICERIVNSEDAMESISKSAKDNKDRSWPYRVLGYCGLNRQSDYGTVEWLQNALRIDSTDYECWTALGEAYLNCGRLEAAVKVLQFSLSLNEGAWETKYLLGIAHCSIFEFDEGIKHLVEALEYNPGQECILNAIYESYLENTHYLLFNGFSRRAISSNFETIKYLQLSVMQNKDSQSLWKALAECFQFYLTVREKIGSFPIDFMESLFGTVNFDTPTNDVLAKLEDKESSNLSYNVSLFNSGKREEAICNFMIMSSKAAVQFLTNKPNRSVSAAAYYNLGLSYSEAFQLTDIAAYRDNAIIVLKKAIQLEDTNASFWTALGSVYVTSNVRISQHCFIMACEIDGRDVIVWTNLAALYLYVGDYELANECFLRAQAAEPLETNPLLGQALAADAMGDESLAAKIFSHAFSTSRGRSPLALVLYGLSVLQRRIDDIDPTDYAASLEFSLANEALLTYLKYAPDDVFALEAAATIAERCKSYDVAVTVGERLCTILEAKYEETEDEQTLVKYASSKSQLARLYLGMLEYQKALDCAENAIELIGDSTEDAELSKIELSSRIVLGLSWFFNDEFELALKELRSILSDHGNTRSIAILVAQILYAYGSEETKSAALDQLFSYIEENGSSLAVVLTLGAMCVGDNIEEYLLPVKEELVGISLEDVIRDTHRDIPRLISEINKRIDGVSGNNDYLWQRNAVLFPSEYEVWKKLNSTMAVSVAALEKSKVSASQASEAHLLGGSLRELQRSMILAPNSAIASQAFQKMFA